In Desulfotignum phosphitoxidans DSM 13687, a single window of DNA contains:
- a CDS encoding DUF362 domain-containing protein: MDRRDFLKKTITSGIAAGSTLVFPKMGRLWAASQGDGTSAWDLVAVRGGEPDKMFDSAIAAMGGIQTFVPRGSKVLVKPNIGWDVPPERAGNTHPALVKRIVEHCLSAGAKDVTVFDHTCDNWVRTYRNSGIEKAVKDAGGRIISGDSKGYYQQVDVPMGRRLAEARVHEALLEADVFINVPVLKHHSSSMVTIGMKNLMGVVWDRWYWHRNDLHQCIADFASFRPPDLTVVDAYNVMMRNGPRGVSVNDVVSMKAQVISTDFVAADAAAAKLFGTEPADIRHIQIASDMNLGKMNLADLSINRIRL, translated from the coding sequence ATGGATCGACGAGATTTTCTGAAAAAAACCATCACCAGCGGGATCGCAGCCGGATCCACGCTGGTGTTCCCAAAAATGGGCCGGCTCTGGGCCGCCTCCCAGGGAGACGGCACTTCTGCCTGGGACCTGGTGGCCGTCCGGGGCGGAGAACCGGACAAGATGTTTGACAGTGCCATCGCCGCCATGGGCGGGATCCAGACCTTTGTGCCCAGAGGCAGCAAAGTTCTGGTCAAACCGAATATCGGCTGGGACGTGCCCCCGGAACGGGCCGGCAACACCCATCCGGCGCTGGTGAAGCGGATTGTGGAACATTGTCTGTCCGCCGGGGCAAAGGATGTGACCGTGTTTGACCACACCTGCGACAACTGGGTCCGGACCTATCGGAACAGCGGCATTGAAAAAGCCGTGAAAGATGCCGGGGGCAGAATCATCTCCGGTGACAGCAAAGGGTATTATCAGCAGGTGGACGTGCCCATGGGCAGACGGCTCGCCGAAGCCAGGGTGCACGAGGCCCTTCTGGAAGCGGATGTGTTCATCAATGTGCCCGTGTTGAAACACCACAGCTCTTCCATGGTCACTATCGGCATGAAAAACCTGATGGGCGTGGTGTGGGACCGTTGGTACTGGCATAGAAACGATCTTCACCAGTGCATTGCGGATTTTGCCTCTTTCCGGCCCCCGGACCTCACGGTGGTGGACGCTTATAATGTGATGATGCGCAACGGCCCCCGGGGGGTGTCCGTCAATGATGTGGTGTCCATGAAGGCCCAGGTGATCTCCACCGATTTTGTGGCGGCGGACGCGGCGGCCGCCAAACTGTTCGGCACGGAACCGGCCGACATCCGTCACATTCAGATCGCCTCGGACATGAATCTGGGGAAAATGAACCTGGCGGACCTGTCCATCAACCGGATCCGGTTGTGA
- a CDS encoding LysR family transcriptional regulator, protein MQVDLNKLKTFHTLAKAESYTGCAQRLCLTQSAVSHAIRKLEADLGYDLVDRAGRKFRLTREGEFLFQQCAGIFDRIDDTLDRLAAGKGHRISLTLGAPSEFGSSVLIKGMAPFLNKHPHVHVDFFLDPYLLAPLLSDDLDIIVDCIPHVHETLVCVPLMREEYVVIASRSYMDDHRIQSIADLSRCRLLSFDKDLRWWKNFINALAGHADFGCDTVIRISSVRGIINAALASMGVGFVPRYTVLKELESGQLMELFPDTEVLNDQINIYLKKRNFEKPPFPDLIRHIRSLRLH, encoded by the coding sequence ATGCAGGTGGATCTGAACAAACTGAAAACCTTCCATACCCTGGCAAAGGCTGAAAGCTACACGGGGTGCGCCCAGCGCCTGTGCCTGACCCAGTCCGCCGTCAGCCATGCCATCCGAAAACTGGAGGCGGATCTGGGGTATGACCTGGTGGACCGGGCCGGCCGAAAGTTCCGCCTCACCCGGGAAGGCGAATTTCTGTTTCAGCAGTGTGCCGGGATTTTTGACCGGATCGATGATACCCTGGACCGCCTGGCCGCCGGCAAAGGGCACCGGATCTCCCTCACTTTGGGGGCCCCGTCGGAGTTCGGGTCCTCCGTGCTCATCAAGGGCATGGCGCCGTTTTTGAACAAACACCCCCATGTGCATGTGGATTTTTTTCTGGACCCGTATCTGCTGGCGCCGCTGCTGTCGGATGACCTGGACATCATTGTGGACTGCATTCCCCATGTGCATGAAACCCTGGTGTGTGTGCCGTTGATGAGAGAAGAATATGTGGTGATCGCCAGCCGGTCGTATATGGATGATCACCGGATTCAATCCATTGCCGATTTGTCCCGGTGCCGCCTGCTGTCTTTTGACAAAGACCTGCGCTGGTGGAAGAATTTCATCAATGCCCTGGCCGGCCATGCGGATTTCGGGTGTGACACCGTGATCCGGATTTCCAGTGTCAGGGGCATTATCAATGCGGCCCTGGCATCCATGGGGGTGGGATTTGTTCCCCGGTACACAGTGCTCAAGGAGCTGGAAAGCGGTCAGCTCATGGAGCTGTTCCCGGACACGGAAGTGCTCAACGACCAGATCAACATCTACCTGAAAAAGCGCAATTTTGAAAAACCGCCTTTCCCGGACCTGATCCGGCACATCCGGTCGCTGCGCCTGCACTAA
- a CDS encoding 4Fe-4S binding protein, producing the protein MKIRHLRLLRIFFALVFFLLTLFLFLDFRDSGFRAIAGEVLYLQFVPSLLQFLDTAAIGAAGFILVLILTLMFGRVYCSFVCPLGIFQDMVSRLARKRISRPGKKQKTPRFSYSRPHYFLWYAVLILTVLVFLAGSGLVLNLLDPFSSFGRMVSTLFRPLVLGANNLGALVLEQVGSHALYRVRWPVFVPAATGIALVTLLVVGWLSARHGRLYCNTLCPVGALLGLFSKISLFRIRISPDACDSCRRCQRVCKAGCIDLKEKTVDVHRCVACFNCLAACPGQGIAIQNHWRRPTRQNLAKPGRRGFLIGLAAAGMGLGSSRVDAGLVNPADSADPVDPVDSAVQARPTTIPETRTGPISPPGSVSVARFSSLCTACHLCVSVCPSRILVPALLDYGLSGMLQPKMDFRSGHCNYDCKDCLEVCPTGAILPLSRENKQQAQVGVARFIKENCVVYTDNTNCGACSEHCPTKAVDMVHYLTLPDRDLLIPKVNPDICVGCGGCEYACPTKPYKAIYVDGNPVHRKAKKPVEKAVEQRIDTSEEFPF; encoded by the coding sequence ATGAAGATACGACATCTCAGACTGCTGCGGATATTTTTTGCTCTGGTGTTTTTTCTGCTGACCCTTTTTCTATTCCTGGATTTCAGGGATTCCGGGTTCCGGGCCATTGCCGGGGAAGTGCTGTATCTGCAGTTTGTGCCGTCCCTGCTCCAGTTTCTGGACACTGCCGCCATCGGGGCGGCAGGGTTCATCCTGGTGTTGATCCTCACCCTGATGTTCGGCCGGGTCTACTGTTCGTTTGTGTGCCCTCTGGGAATTTTCCAGGATATGGTCAGCCGTCTGGCACGAAAAAGGATTTCACGGCCGGGAAAAAAACAGAAAACACCCCGGTTTTCCTATTCCCGGCCCCATTATTTTCTCTGGTATGCAGTCCTGATTCTGACGGTGCTGGTTTTTCTGGCGGGCAGCGGGCTTGTGCTCAACCTGCTGGATCCCTTCAGCAGTTTCGGCCGGATGGTGTCAACGCTTTTCCGTCCCCTGGTGCTGGGTGCAAACAACCTGGGGGCTTTGGTGCTGGAGCAGGTGGGAAGCCATGCCCTTTACCGGGTCCGGTGGCCGGTATTTGTCCCGGCCGCCACCGGGATTGCCCTGGTCACACTCTTGGTGGTGGGATGGTTGAGTGCCCGCCATGGCCGTCTTTACTGCAACACGCTTTGTCCCGTGGGGGCGCTGCTGGGGCTGTTTTCAAAAATATCGTTGTTTCGGATCCGCATTTCCCCGGATGCCTGTGACAGCTGCCGAAGGTGCCAGCGGGTCTGCAAGGCCGGATGCATCGATCTTAAGGAAAAGACCGTGGATGTCCACCGCTGTGTGGCCTGTTTCAACTGCCTGGCTGCCTGTCCGGGACAGGGGATTGCCATCCAGAACCACTGGCGGCGGCCGACCCGCCAAAACCTGGCAAAACCCGGGCGCAGGGGGTTTTTGATCGGTCTGGCCGCAGCGGGCATGGGACTGGGGTCCAGCCGGGTGGATGCCGGCCTGGTCAATCCAGCTGATTCAGCTGATCCGGTCGATCCGGTCGATTCAGCGGTCCAGGCCCGGCCCACCACCATTCCGGAAACAAGAACCGGCCCGATTTCACCCCCCGGGTCCGTCAGCGTGGCCCGTTTTTCATCCCTGTGCACAGCCTGCCATCTGTGCGTTTCCGTGTGTCCGTCCCGGATCCTGGTCCCGGCGTTGCTCGATTATGGTCTGTCCGGCATGCTGCAGCCGAAAATGGATTTTCGATCCGGGCACTGCAACTATGATTGCAAGGACTGTCTGGAGGTCTGCCCCACGGGCGCCATCCTGCCCCTTTCCCGGGAAAACAAGCAGCAGGCCCAAGTGGGAGTGGCCCGATTCATCAAAGAAAACTGCGTGGTATATACGGACAACACCAATTGCGGGGCCTGTTCCGAGCATTGCCCCACCAAGGCCGTGGACATGGTTCATTATCTGACACTGCCGGACCGGGACCTGTTGATCCCAAAGGTGAATCCGGATATCTGCGTCGGGTGCGGGGGGTGTGAATATGCCTGCCCCACCAAACCCTACAAAGCCATTTATGTGGACGGGAATCCCGTTCACAGGAAAGCGAAAAAACCCGTGGAAAAGGCGGTGGAACAGCGGATCGATACCAGCGAAGAATTTCCTTTCTGA
- a CDS encoding polyamine aminopropyltransferase, protein MDPLFEELDCQHTRLGELSLRRRRLMQLDGRQIYEVKLGDDFLMSSLFHAAETKMAEISRAMMKKSDLTVVVGGLGLGYTAAAALADPRVRSLVVVEYLAPVISWHQNNLVPLGNQLCTDPRCRLIHDDFFARSRDVLQGFDPDFPGKKVDIILLDIDHTPNRVLHRTNTRFYTPDGLNELAGHLNPGGVFALWSDDPPEKAFTDLLESVFPEVHAHTVNFKNPFTGGTAENAVYAARTDK, encoded by the coding sequence ATGGACCCTTTGTTTGAAGAACTGGATTGTCAGCACACCCGGCTGGGGGAATTGAGCCTGAGACGGCGCCGCCTGATGCAGCTGGACGGCAGACAGATTTACGAGGTCAAGCTGGGGGATGATTTTCTGATGTCCAGCCTGTTCCATGCGGCGGAAACAAAAATGGCGGAAATCAGCCGGGCCATGATGAAAAAATCCGACCTGACTGTGGTGGTGGGAGGCCTGGGCCTGGGATATACGGCGGCGGCGGCCCTGGCAGACCCGCGGGTCCGTTCTCTGGTGGTGGTGGAATACCTGGCACCGGTAATCAGCTGGCACCAAAACAATCTGGTGCCCCTGGGAAACCAGCTGTGCACAGATCCCCGGTGCCGGCTGATCCATGACGATTTTTTCGCCCGGAGCCGGGATGTACTCCAGGGATTTGATCCGGATTTTCCCGGAAAAAAGGTGGACATCATTCTTCTGGACATCGACCACACCCCCAACCGGGTCCTGCACCGGACCAACACCCGGTTTTATACGCCCGACGGCTTGAATGAACTGGCCGGGCACCTGAATCCCGGCGGGGTGTTTGCCCTGTGGTCTGACGATCCCCCGGAAAAAGCGTTCACCGATTTGCTGGAAAGCGTGTTCCCGGAAGTTCATGCCCACACCGTAAATTTCAAAAACCCGTTCACCGGCGGCACGGCTGAAAACGCCGTCTATGCAGCCAGAACAGACAAATAA
- a CDS encoding ATP-binding protein, which produces MIQTLKKYNFWDATVKGTGITRPIYLDQLARLNTGKTIVTVTGLRRVGKSFIVRQFMDHLIRQMKVPPCQIFYANLFLRELGFLRDPDRFQEAVTSWQKNLNVDTGQRMYLFIDEVQEIKDWEKLVGSFFEDYTAEYKIIITGSNSKLLSGELATYLAGRSHELRVFPLSFTEFCAFTQQDGTRENLLTYLTHGGMPEIVLADNHFARNNLIETTIDSVIMRDIVARYEIRNVRLLKKIVEYVSASASDEVSRNKMAHLIDESGKRASVHTVSDYLECLKEAFFIHECPVFSHKKNDYLKSGPRKIYLNDLVFMKKDQRFGGYGKQLENLVYMTLKRKGFTISTVRTGKGEVDFLSQKNGDRAYYQVAWTINDPGSETYCREFESLLSIQDHYPKHIITMDDLPLPPRKGIRHIPALDFFSSDK; this is translated from the coding sequence ATGATACAGACCCTGAAAAAATACAACTTCTGGGATGCAACGGTGAAAGGCACGGGTATCACCCGGCCGATATACCTGGACCAGCTCGCCCGATTGAATACCGGCAAAACCATTGTCACTGTGACCGGATTGCGGCGGGTGGGAAAAAGCTTTATTGTCCGGCAGTTTATGGATCACCTGATCCGGCAGATGAAGGTTCCTCCCTGCCAGATCTTTTATGCCAATCTCTTCCTCAGGGAGCTTGGTTTTCTCAGAGATCCGGACCGGTTCCAGGAAGCGGTGACATCCTGGCAGAAAAATCTGAATGTGGATACTGGCCAGCGCATGTACCTTTTTATCGACGAGGTACAGGAGATCAAGGACTGGGAAAAACTGGTGGGATCATTTTTTGAAGATTATACGGCTGAATACAAGATCATCATCACCGGTTCAAACTCAAAGCTCCTCAGTGGTGAACTGGCCACCTACCTGGCAGGCAGGAGCCACGAACTCCGGGTATTTCCCCTCTCCTTTACTGAATTTTGCGCCTTCACCCAACAGGATGGAACCCGGGAAAATCTCCTGACTTATCTCACCCACGGCGGGATGCCTGAAATCGTGCTGGCGGACAACCACTTTGCAAGGAACAATCTGATCGAAACCACCATTGATTCTGTGATCATGCGGGATATCGTGGCCCGATACGAAATCCGGAACGTGCGGCTGCTGAAAAAAATCGTGGAATATGTCAGTGCTTCGGCTTCGGACGAGGTGTCCCGGAACAAGATGGCCCATCTGATCGATGAATCCGGCAAACGGGCATCCGTCCACACAGTGTCCGACTACCTGGAATGTTTGAAAGAAGCTTTTTTCATCCATGAATGCCCCGTGTTTTCCCATAAGAAAAACGATTATCTGAAATCCGGCCCCAGGAAAATCTACCTCAATGACCTGGTTTTCATGAAAAAGGACCAACGATTCGGGGGATACGGCAAGCAGCTGGAAAATCTGGTATATATGACGTTGAAAAGAAAAGGCTTCACCATATCCACGGTCAGGACCGGCAAGGGCGAGGTGGATTTTCTTTCTCAAAAAAACGGAGACCGGGCCTATTATCAGGTGGCGTGGACGATCAATGATCCGGGCAGTGAGACATACTGCCGGGAGTTTGAAAGCCTGCTGTCCATACAGGACCATTATCCCAAGCACATCATTACCATGGATGACTTGCCTTTGCCGCCCCGAAAAGGAATCCGCCATATCCCGGCTCTGGATTTTTTTTCTTCAGACAAGTGA
- the fabG gene encoding 3-oxoacyl-ACP reductase FabG, which translates to MTSDIQTPGEVALVTGAGRGIGRAIAVDLARSGRFVYINYKSNATAAKKTLEQVRAAGSDGALLCFDVTNEAAAHAALKTIYKEKGFIDILVNNAGIRDDMLLVRMKSETWQQVMDTNLTGFFNLTKPVVKKMISKRRGRVINITSASGQMGQAGQVNYSASKAGIIGATMALAKEIAKRNITVNAVAPGFIETDMMDGLPLEQIVQSVPAGRLGKPEEVAAAVTFLCSPEAGYITGQVIGINGGLC; encoded by the coding sequence ATGACTTCAGATATTCAGACACCCGGGGAAGTCGCCCTGGTGACCGGTGCCGGCCGGGGTATCGGCCGGGCCATTGCCGTGGACCTGGCCCGGTCCGGCCGGTTCGTATATATCAACTACAAATCCAATGCCACAGCTGCAAAAAAAACCCTTGAACAGGTCAGAGCCGCGGGTTCCGACGGGGCGTTGCTGTGCTTTGACGTCACAAACGAAGCCGCTGCCCACGCCGCCTTAAAAACCATCTACAAAGAAAAAGGATTCATCGACATCCTGGTCAACAATGCCGGGATCCGGGACGACATGCTCCTGGTCCGGATGAAATCGGAAACCTGGCAGCAGGTCATGGATACCAACCTCACCGGTTTTTTCAATTTGACCAAACCCGTGGTCAAAAAGATGATCTCCAAACGCAGGGGAAGAGTGATTAACATCACCTCCGCTTCCGGCCAGATGGGCCAGGCCGGCCAGGTGAATTACTCGGCGTCCAAAGCCGGGATTATCGGTGCCACCATGGCCCTGGCCAAAGAGATTGCCAAACGCAACATCACGGTGAATGCCGTGGCCCCGGGTTTCATTGAAACAGACATGATGGACGGTCTTCCTTTGGAACAGATCGTCCAGTCCGTCCCGGCGGGCCGTTTAGGAAAACCCGAGGAAGTGGCCGCAGCCGTCACCTTTCTCTGCTCCCCTGAAGCCGGATATATCACGGGCCAGGTAATAGGCATCAACGGGGGCCTCTGTTAG
- a CDS encoding NADH:flavin oxidoreductase: MTDLFDTTQINSMTLANRFVRSATWEGMAADDGAVTSRLTDIVTDLAAGGVGLIISGHSYVLPEGQAGPKQMGIYKDELINGLTSMTDAVHKAGGKMVAQLAHAGTFAAETLTRTPPHVVSVYDGLAKTPRHELTLSDIENLVSAYVRAAERAKEAGFDGVQIHAAHGYLFSQFLSPVYNRRQDAYGGSIENRSRALCDTVAAVRKAVGTDFPVLVKINAQDDVDGGLTLEDSVAAARLLAQAGIDAIEVSGGFLTSKTLSPSRMGINKPEKEAYFEQGAAAYKQALDIPVILVGGIRSLEKAGELVAGGVTDYISMCRPLIREPGLINRWRSGDTRPALCSSDNLCFRPGFRGEGIYCVTEQRENTE; the protein is encoded by the coding sequence ATGACCGATTTATTTGACACCACACAGATTAACAGCATGACACTGGCCAACCGGTTTGTCCGGTCCGCGACCTGGGAAGGGATGGCTGCGGATGACGGGGCTGTGACCTCCCGGTTGACAGACATTGTAACGGACCTTGCCGCAGGCGGGGTCGGCCTGATCATTTCCGGGCATTCCTATGTGCTGCCCGAAGGCCAGGCAGGCCCAAAGCAGATGGGCATATACAAGGATGAGCTGATCAACGGCCTGACATCCATGACCGATGCCGTGCACAAAGCCGGCGGAAAAATGGTGGCTCAGCTGGCCCATGCCGGCACGTTTGCCGCCGAAACCCTGACCCGGACCCCGCCCCATGTGGTATCCGTGTATGACGGCCTGGCAAAAACCCCCCGCCATGAACTGACCCTCTCAGATATTGAAAATCTTGTGTCCGCGTATGTGCGGGCGGCTGAACGGGCCAAAGAAGCCGGATTTGACGGGGTCCAGATCCATGCGGCCCACGGATACCTGTTCAGCCAGTTTCTGTCTCCGGTCTATAACCGGCGGCAGGATGCATACGGCGGGTCCATTGAAAACCGCAGCCGGGCGTTGTGCGACACCGTGGCTGCCGTGCGAAAGGCCGTGGGGACGGATTTTCCCGTGCTGGTGAAAATCAATGCCCAGGATGATGTGGACGGCGGCCTGACCCTGGAGGATTCCGTTGCGGCAGCCCGACTGCTGGCCCAGGCAGGCATTGATGCCATTGAGGTGTCCGGCGGGTTTCTCACCAGCAAAACATTGTCCCCCAGCCGGATGGGCATTAACAAGCCGGAAAAGGAAGCGTACTTTGAGCAGGGGGCTGCGGCATATAAACAGGCTTTGGACATTCCCGTCATCCTGGTGGGAGGGATCCGTTCCCTTGAAAAGGCAGGGGAACTGGTTGCCGGCGGTGTGACAGATTATATTTCCATGTGCCGGCCTTTGATCCGGGAACCCGGCCTGATCAACCGGTGGCGCAGCGGGGACACCCGCCCGGCCCTGTGCAGTTCGGACAACCTGTGTTTCCGTCCGGGATTCAGGGGGGAAGGTATCTATTGTGTGACCGAACAGCGGGAAAACACTGAATAA
- a CDS encoding type II toxin-antitoxin system Phd/YefM family antitoxin — protein sequence MGKLSNIIPVSDLRRDAANLLKQLKENDEPLIITQRGRATAVIIGVDAYEKFEHEKEILRLLAKGDKEIEAGKGYDQDSVLAEADNLLGIPTPGKQCPF from the coding sequence ATGGGAAAATTATCAAATATTATTCCGGTAAGTGATTTGAGGCGGGATGCGGCCAACCTTTTAAAACAATTAAAAGAAAATGATGAACCCTTAATCATCACCCAAAGAGGAAGGGCCACAGCGGTTATCATCGGTGTTGATGCCTATGAAAAATTTGAACATGAAAAAGAAATCCTTCGCCTGCTGGCAAAAGGGGACAAAGAAATTGAAGCAGGCAAAGGATATGACCAGGATTCTGTGCTTGCTGAAGCTGATAATCTTCTGGGCATTCCGACACCTGGAAAACAGTGCCCTTTCTGA
- a CDS encoding tyrosine-type recombinase/integrase → MHSLRHSFATHLLEKGLSLRHIQALLGHASPNTTVRYAHITKVTEKDSLTTINDLVNTIHVNFWKV, encoded by the coding sequence ATCCATTCCCTTCGCCACAGCTTTGCCACGCATCTCCTTGAAAAAGGCTTAAGCCTTCGTCACATTCAGGCCCTTCTCGGCCATGCCAGCCCCAACACAACGGTGCGGTATGCCCATATCACCAAGGTCACCGAAAAAGACAGTCTGACGACCATCAATGATCTGGTCAACACCATTCATGTGAATTTCTGGAAGGTGTAA
- a CDS encoding HEPN domain-containing protein has translation MTTEFEIIQNNLKKGSYADCFNQRDTRCLSGLQPNVWMIQGHDGIIAYFKLVHRIYSTKDIKANYTIKHVENNLDSVILNNIGKENVTEKTIVNEVKKQLPTATSKTFDIMRNIFGIKLSKNYREIDPFKFQKGKNAYRQFLHKSSLNLTFIKNENVAEYTVRFQIKSVTRERALEIADETFTTLEYLFAFILGRKDCGHEVRILRQTKENRLFHMVKSEDGQISTGGSRHNLVHNQIDLNDKFFKNSKVKKLFSLVPTQNLKPIENRLNKAISWIGKGLLCDSSIESIICYCSALESILIRNSKAIISPSIVASLSEYCAFFLGKSQGQRKDLIVEVKKIYSERSAGTHGGKLVADPMIEGSALSISRAIVFRILELYPNKIKSEKDVIAYVDRLKYS, from the coding sequence ATGACAACTGAGTTTGAGATAATTCAAAACAATTTAAAGAAAGGCTCATATGCCGACTGCTTCAACCAACGGGATACAAGATGCCTAAGTGGGTTACAGCCAAATGTGTGGATGATTCAAGGGCATGATGGAATAATTGCCTATTTTAAATTGGTCCATCGCATTTATAGCACTAAAGACATTAAAGCCAATTATACAATTAAGCATGTCGAAAATAATCTTGACTCCGTAATTTTGAATAACATTGGTAAAGAAAATGTAACAGAAAAAACGATTGTTAATGAGGTTAAAAAACAACTACCTACTGCAACATCAAAAACTTTTGACATAATGCGAAATATTTTTGGCATTAAGCTTTCAAAAAATTATCGGGAAATTGACCCCTTCAAATTTCAAAAAGGAAAGAATGCATACCGCCAATTTTTGCATAAAAGTTCTTTGAATTTGACTTTTATTAAAAATGAAAATGTTGCGGAGTATACAGTTCGCTTTCAAATAAAATCTGTAACGCGTGAACGTGCGCTTGAGATTGCTGATGAAACTTTCACGACATTAGAATATCTGTTCGCTTTTATTTTAGGCCGCAAAGATTGTGGCCATGAAGTAAGGATTCTCAGACAAACTAAAGAAAATCGTTTGTTCCACATGGTAAAAAGCGAAGATGGCCAAATTTCAACAGGTGGGAGTCGTCATAATTTGGTTCATAATCAAATTGATTTAAATGATAAATTTTTTAAAAATTCCAAAGTCAAAAAATTGTTCTCTTTAGTTCCAACTCAAAATTTAAAACCTATTGAAAATAGATTAAACAAAGCAATCTCTTGGATTGGTAAGGGGCTATTATGTGATTCATCTATTGAGTCCATAATTTGTTACTGCTCAGCATTGGAGTCTATTCTCATTCGTAACTCAAAAGCAATTATTTCTCCATCTATTGTTGCATCACTTTCGGAATATTGTGCCTTCTTTTTGGGAAAGTCCCAAGGTCAAAGAAAAGACTTGATAGTAGAAGTAAAAAAGATTTATTCAGAACGGTCTGCTGGCACTCATGGGGGCAAACTTGTCGCTGATCCAATGATAGAAGGAAGTGCTTTAAGCATTAGCAGAGCTATTGTATTTCGAATACTGGAACTATATCCAAACAAAATAAAATCTGAAAAAGATGTAATAGCCTATGTAGATAGACTTAAATATTCGTAA
- a CDS encoding IS91 family transposase, whose amino-acid sequence MKLASVISEYYDAFLARYNDMVLPSHMAALDRIRHCRTPEAGEVYVGCSDCNHTDWRPVSCGHRHCPQCQNHEGSQWIDRQQNKLLPVQYFMVTFTLPCEFRAVTYRHQKIVYAILFSCITDILKDFARNSRHLGAEIGMTMVLHTHNRKLDFHPHVHVVVPGGGVDKLRRQWKKKKGRYLFNHKALANVFRARFLDAMNNAELPIPKGVRPEWVVDCANVGKGITALKYLSRYLYRGVISEKNIVSNENGLVTFKYVENKTGEIRYRTLTGEAFLHLIMQHVLPKGFRRVRDYGFLHSNAKKLLFLVQLILHVKINKSKLRPRPVFKCPCCKSPMKIIGFRPAGWVPI is encoded by the coding sequence ATGAAACTGGCTTCTGTTATCAGTGAGTACTACGATGCATTTCTGGCCCGGTACAATGACATGGTGCTGCCCAGTCACATGGCAGCATTGGACCGGATACGCCACTGCCGAACGCCGGAGGCGGGTGAGGTCTATGTGGGCTGTTCCGATTGTAATCATACCGACTGGCGCCCAGTGTCCTGCGGCCACCGTCATTGTCCTCAGTGCCAGAACCATGAAGGCAGCCAGTGGATAGACCGGCAGCAGAACAAACTTTTGCCGGTTCAGTATTTCATGGTGACCTTTACATTGCCATGCGAGTTCAGAGCAGTGACATACCGTCACCAGAAAATCGTTTATGCCATCTTGTTTTCATGTATAACCGATATTCTCAAGGATTTTGCCCGAAATTCCCGGCATCTTGGCGCTGAGATCGGCATGACCATGGTTTTGCATACCCACAACAGGAAACTGGATTTCCATCCCCATGTCCATGTGGTTGTTCCCGGGGGTGGTGTGGACAAACTCAGGCGCCAGTGGAAAAAGAAAAAAGGCAGGTATCTGTTCAATCATAAAGCACTGGCAAACGTCTTCCGTGCCCGTTTTCTCGATGCCATGAACAACGCAGAGTTGCCGATTCCCAAGGGGGTTCGGCCGGAATGGGTGGTTGATTGCGCGAATGTCGGAAAAGGCATTACCGCGTTGAAATATTTATCCCGGTATCTGTACCGGGGGGTGATCAGTGAAAAAAACATTGTTTCCAATGAAAATGGTCTGGTGACGTTCAAATATGTTGAAAACAAGACCGGCGAGATCCGGTATCGGACCCTCACGGGAGAAGCCTTTTTGCATTTGATCATGCAGCATGTATTACCCAAAGGGTTCCGACGGGTAAGGGATTACGGATTTCTTCACAGCAACGCAAAAAAACTGCTGTTTCTGGTTCAGCTGATTCTGCATGTCAAGATCAACAAAAGCAAACTGCGCCCAAGGCCGGTTTTCAAATGTCCCTGCTGTAAATCACCGATGAAAATAATCGGTTTTCGGCCGGCAGGGTGGGTCCCGATATAG